The sequence below is a genomic window from Pecten maximus chromosome 14, xPecMax1.1, whole genome shotgun sequence.
GTCCTTATAATACACACGGATTTGGTAGATACCTCACCATACACTGTCCTTATAATACACAGGGATTTGGTAGATACCCAGCCATACACTGTACTTATAATAAACATGGAATCGGTAGATACCCAGCCATACACTGTACTTATAATACACACAGATTTGGTAGATTCCCAGCCATACACTGTACTTATaatacacagggacttggtagATACCCAGCCATACACTGTACTTATAATACACAGGGATTTGGTAGATACCCAGCCATACACTGTCCTTATAATACACAGGGATTTGGTAGATACCCAGCCATACACTGTACTTATAATACACATGGATTTGGTAGATACCCAGCCATACACTGTACTTATAATACACAGGGATTTGGTAGATACCCAGCCATACACTGTCCTTATAATACACAGGGATTTGGTAGATACCCAGCCATACACTGTCCTTATAATACACAGGGATTTGGTAGATACCCAGCCATACACTGTACTTATAATACACACAGATTTGGTAGATACTTGTCTTTATAATACACAGGAATTTGGTAGATACCTGTCTTTATAATACCTGGGGATTTGGTAGATACCCAGCCTTTGAATCCttataatacacatataaatcTGTGAGTGCTGGAGATTAGTCTCTGTGATCATACACTCTGCATATTCAGGTACAAGtcatataacattttatatataatatacaggtattgttttgttttgaaatgatCTAAGGTAGCTCCATACTTGATATAGAAGTAGTTTTAATGAGGGAGTTTTAATCTTAACAACAATAATGTTTTGTCAGTGCCAGTTATATCTTACCATATCATGGAAACCAGGAATCATTTCAGCAGGATCTCTGGAAAAATATGCGTATCTTAGGTTTATAAATGCTTACTGTAAATGTGTTAGTTCTAGACCATAGAAGTTAGTAGAAATAGTAAGCTGTTGTCTGTATTAACTAATAATGATTAGGATCTGGCTTTAGTTAAAGTCCATTGAAAAATGACACTGTACTTATACATGCTATTGCCAAAATTGGTTTTATCAAACATGTATGTGCTATATTATGAATTGtgaaaatttcacaaaaatatgCAGTAAAGCACTTACTGATATAGCCATGACTTATATTATACTTGACATGAAAAGATGATcagatatatttttctttattatcattttacagAATGATGGCAAAATTGCTTTGATTACAAGTTTTGTTTCTGACTGCGACCTGATAGAAATTAATGGTGGGCTTACTCTTTGCTGTCCTTTCCCTTCGATGAGGAAGACGGACTTGCAGAGTTGTACCTACTGGAACCTTTCACTCTCTCTATCGATCTTGACCTCCTGAataatcaaaaacaaatattggtACAATTTATTGCAGTAAATTGTGAATCATGATACATAATTTATCATCAGCATCAAATCTTAAATAATTGTTAAATGAAGTGCAATGGAAAATCTCTGCTGGAAATCTATTTTTCATGAAGGTATTACCATGTTCCCTCTATTGTAAAAATCctatttttgacacaaaaattgTGTCAGTAACTGTACAGTCAAAATGACCCTTATTTCTAAATTAGAAAAATCTCAAATAACTGTCTTTCTGCTCTCCTCGCATATGTACTATCCTGCAGGTTTTGATCTTGTTAACTAGGTGATTTTACATTAGGGTCAAGGTAATATGGAATTGATTAAATAAATTCAGTAGTTTGATGTGTCAATATGAGctttttgataatatatttgattatttaacaAGTTCATATTTCAGTatttagcatatatatataactcatatCTATAGAAAAGCTATAACTCTCAAATTTCTCTATAAGActttctttcaaaatattttattgtcaagtATAAAAACAAGGTATTTTTACATAGAATATCATCAAGATTTGGTGTTGGCAAAAGAGATTGGACAACAGACTCAGCCTTTATTAGTCCATATCTCTCTATAAGACCAACTGGCTTTGACTCAAAAAGTATGCTTTTCACAGTGGAGACAATTAACTAACACCATAAATCTACATATGTATGACTGTGTGTCTTATGATATTCATGACACTGCTGTGGTTACAGAACCAGATAGGTGAAAAATACCTTTTTGGTTTTGATTTATATCTGTCCGGAgtccttgaccttgacctctgataTCGCTCTCTTGACCTTGAACGTCGGTAACTGTGACCTCTGCTACCAGATCTAGATCTTCTCCTGCTGGAATACCTTTCCCTACTTCTTGATCTTGAATAACGATCTATGCTTCTTGACCTCCGACGGTGACCTCTACTgcgtgaccttgaccttctgtCTCTTCCTCTTGAAATGGATCTTGATCGTCTTCTTGATTTCGATGATTTACTCTTCTTGTGTTTATAGCTTACATAGCTACTGTCTGAACCACTGAGTGACCTTAAAGGTAAGAAATAACTGGGTGCAAAATTGTAACAAGTTAACATTACAAATATTGATCATCTGTAGGTCCTCTAAAATTTTTCTTCTTTACAATTGTTGGAGACAAATATATCCTTTTGTCAGAATAATCTTCTTTAACctaatgatatttgttttttctttaactATTCACAAGTACTCAacacaatatgtatattttgttttatacttCAAAAATGCTTGTCTAAAATAATCCCTCAAAATACAATTATTGATTTAGGAAATCAATATGTGGTCAATAGAAATGGAAAAAGAGTACTTTCGTTTTACATCGCTACAGGCCTTGCAGATTTTgttacgttattatgattataattacattgtattcaattaaattttctCTCTCTGGCTATTTTGGTAGCATTAccgtactttgggatattttggatgtggttatattttggtgaatgagccaaaattaaaaaaaacaaaatttcacaaaaaaaaaaattgtcggaACAATATACGGATTATAGCAACTGTCTTTCCATTCATTTACTACATACCCATTTCTAGCTTCCGCGATCTGTGTTGATATGTGTtggaatattgttttttgataaaaatgcaTCAATAAAAGTATGTTTTTATCTAAATGTGTCATAAAATTCATTCacattgttttgatattgagTATTAGGTGTGTTCATTGACAAGTCACGTCGCGACTAATCGATTAACTTGTGTACAAAGCGAAGACTGTTTTCCTGTGCAACCAGGTGAGAGGAAATACAAAAGGCTTATACTGATATGTTCTCAGAAAATACCTATTCAAACAAAGGCTATATCTCAGGAAGGTGATCAAATCCTGTCACAGAGCTTTTAATCCCTGTGTACGTGTCCACGCCACATGGCTTCTAAATATGTAGACTTTCGTAGCGTAATGAACAAACGTATCAATTACATAACTACAGGTAAGTGCCAAAATTTAACACACATGATGGTTAACGCCAAAATCTGATGCACCAATATTTAACCACCCTATTTTGAGCAAAAAAgccaaattttcaaatatccaAAAGTACGGTAATgctatgtaaaatgtataataattatacagcAAAAGCAATTACTGGCAGAGTTTACTGTTTCAATTAATTTGAGAGTAATTATATAAAggaatttcaaaataaatagaGGCACAGATTCCCACAATATAACATGAGCAGTATACTTTGATCTTGAtctcttcttctttttcttctttctcttttttctgTCATCATCACTGTCAGAATGTCGTCCCATTTGTGTTCGCTTGTTCTATCCAATTATAGTGACATTTCTCTGTGGGGAAGAAAAATTGTAGAATAAATTAAAATCagaaatatgttatttataatGCCAACATGACCAAATAAACTCCGTAAGCATGCAACAATtttccataaaaaaatataattaagggacatatatatatgctatagaTCTTCCATTAAGTTTCCatcacatgtacagttatatttagcccgagttttctctggcatggtgacagggccagagaaaactcgggctaagtTATATTTTGTCATCTTTACACAAAAATAGTGTaataaatagtacatgtatttacttactgctacaaattaaaagaaaagaaaaaacatattCCCATTCATTAATATCTTAATTCAATTGTGCATTCTTTCAATATACTGTCAAAAAAATAACACTAAGGAAGCAACAGTCTGTGGACAAACTAGACAGCACATCACTTCTTTATTATTGTTCTATAGTTTATCATATGGTTATTTTTAAGGAGATCGTTATTGGCTTTCTGTACACAATTGTTTATCCTCTGAGCACTGggacatgtattatgtaaagCCAAATCATAAAATTAGCTAGAAAAACGGAACGTGGAATTTGTGCACTCTCTCTAAACTTGAAGAACGTTCCTAACATGTTTGCTTTCTGTAAATAACTACAAAACTAGAATGGCCAGAACATGGCGACCAGATTTGAAAATGTGGAATATGTGTACAACGAGCACAGTTAGACAGTTTTCTCGTGCCGATTCCATACCATACCTTCGGATTTTTGTAGTGATCAATGTgattatattgtttaattgtgTCACTTTGATTTACGTTATAGTTAAACGCACAAATGAGCAAGACGTGTTCAGGTGCATTCGATTACATATATGAAATCGcagtccgtccgtaaacaacaggggcctgttcgtttatttaatgaaatatttcaaacatatatcttgacggacctgtgAATGTAAATACcggccttggaagtctttgtccAGGCTCGtctggaaaaaaatataaaatcaccaggtccgtctttatttcataaacgaacaacaccggtccaacTGTTTGGGCCGTTTTCGTATTTGCAGTCCAAACGATTGGACTAGTCGGACCGGTgttgtttaatttaatttaatttttcggcatagccgtataatattcttttggcgcgacaggtggcgttactggtcaagatgaaataTGTGATTAGTCAATGCAGCGGTCAATgtaaaatgcagatatgcagttaaaaacgaaacaaagttaagattgaatgcaagctgaataagtggatgcatcttttcaaGTGACACactaataaaattatattcctgattcaaatgaaGTTTtgttatcaccaaaaatgattcaaactgatataattttgttatccgtgctgaaacgcatttgttccttgatttatttcaccagcaacTTTACATCATACTACCAGTGTTGAGTTCCTTCACTGGATTGTTCTGGTCGTTACGAATTAAATCAAGCGCATTGAAGCCATTCGGTTACACCATGCTTTATTCTATACTCTATACTCTAGTGCGCATACTCAGTGAGCATACCGTGTACACAAGTGTAGTGAGGGAGCAGTTATGAATTACGTTTAAGTTGTAGTCCTTTATACGATAGCTAGACACTAcaaccagcattaaaactatgccgtttatctttttaaaagatatttcttgtttgtattAAACTCGATTCCTGTGTTTGTCTCGATTCCggtgtttgtgtttgt
It includes:
- the LOC117342397 gene encoding serine/Arginine-related protein 53-like, producing the protein MGRHSDSDDDRKKRKKKKKKRSRSKSLSGSDSSYVSYKHKKSKSSKSRRRSRSISRGRDRRSRSRSRGHRRRSRSIDRYSRSRSRERYSSRRRSRSGSRGHSYRRSRSRERYQRSRSRTPDRYKSKPKRRSRSIERVKGSSRYNSASPSSSSKGKDSKEDPAEMIPGFHDMTPAEQTKLRLQLALKAAAAADERIKDQIKESQFGGASTVEDQMKFSSAVKDIESSTFVPTSFKSTRSDRPNTDDKKDDFLFGTAGEIRADMTPRKPLIIHDLNTLSHPNLHVDPDEKMKRWIERLTMLRKKKLEGEVID